Proteins encoded in a region of the Stieleria neptunia genome:
- a CDS encoding DUF1571 domain-containing protein, with product MHAFQLLPRLRLIIISLLATAPLLASAQEIEQVARLSLPPVERRHPVDAALEIAEESLQHVRANIDDYTAMFIKRCRVDGVLPPLQFASLKIRNRKLDGQDIVVPLSVYLDFLKPSSVKGREVIWVENANEGNLVVHQGGFASFLTTQLNPEGMLAMRGQRYSIKEIGIENLLEKFVVTAQRDRQHGECDVQIETDHLFGKTSCTLVEVIHPIRREHFRFYRALVYFDNATKMPIRYQAWLWPESPGGPPVLDEEYNYFNLKVNVGLSAFDFDTENPSYRFR from the coding sequence ACAAGAAATCGAGCAGGTGGCGCGGTTGAGCCTACCACCGGTGGAGCGTCGGCATCCGGTCGACGCGGCCTTGGAGATTGCCGAGGAGAGTTTGCAACACGTTCGAGCCAACATCGATGACTACACGGCGATGTTCATCAAACGCTGCCGGGTCGACGGGGTGTTGCCGCCGCTGCAGTTCGCGAGTTTGAAGATTCGCAATCGCAAGCTGGACGGCCAGGACATTGTCGTTCCGTTGAGTGTGTACTTGGATTTTTTGAAGCCCAGTTCGGTGAAGGGGCGTGAAGTGATCTGGGTGGAGAACGCCAACGAGGGAAATCTGGTCGTGCATCAAGGCGGATTCGCCAGTTTCTTGACGACGCAGCTTAATCCCGAGGGCATGCTGGCGATGCGCGGACAGCGGTATTCGATCAAGGAGATTGGGATCGAAAACCTGTTGGAAAAGTTCGTCGTCACGGCGCAGCGGGATCGCCAGCACGGCGAATGTGACGTTCAAATCGAGACCGATCATTTATTCGGAAAGACGAGCTGCACCCTCGTGGAGGTCATTCATCCGATTCGCCGAGAGCACTTTCGATTTTACCGGGCGCTGGTGTATTTCGATAACGCGACGAAGATGCCGATTCGATACCAGGCTTGGTTGTGGCCCGAATCGCCCGGCGGTCCGCCGGTGCTGGACGAAGAATACAACTACTTCAATTTGAAAGTGAACGTCGGGCTGTCGGCGTTTGATTTCGACACGGAGAACCCCAGCTACCGATTCCGGTAA
- a CDS encoding AI-2E family transporter: MPDSEEPGKRISDQQIQTVCLMVLAGVAGIYMMYWLRPVLVPFVVACFIVSGVGPILTYLENRFNVSRVVAAGMAFLLGVGLMGMFGLTLSFSIIDLAKNKEEYRTRVRQLVDKVDDKLSFEPLSLKKFVGDKFSNEDGESIRSDGGGLAQAPPDATANGNAAIESTPPAEPVEPAASPESPADAESAGAPESAGDAESPADLVPGATLDSGAATVDSPADPAPPSTATSDSDVASASAADADADAEEVDAEESEPLPLLETPTVQIRARSVPVESGRMKEATELVDAFVRDGISVVLQAFLSLVSTSIVVLIYVFFLLLGKSSYAQTATLREIDTQIRGYLSLKTVISIGTGAVFGLTLRMFGVPMALSFGVLAFLLNFIPNIGPIVASLLPIPLILLDPSGNLVWMVSVIVATSAIQILSGNVVEPKLMGNSSDLHPVTILLGLMFWGMMWGIIGMFLATPITAAIKIVLERFEPTRQIANIMAGRLESPAAAP, from the coding sequence ATGCCAGATTCCGAGGAGCCGGGAAAACGAATCAGCGACCAGCAAATCCAAACGGTCTGCCTGATGGTCTTAGCCGGTGTCGCGGGAATCTACATGATGTATTGGCTGCGACCGGTGCTGGTGCCGTTCGTCGTGGCCTGTTTCATTGTCAGCGGCGTCGGCCCGATCCTGACGTATCTGGAAAATCGGTTCAACGTTTCGCGCGTCGTTGCCGCCGGGATGGCGTTCCTGTTGGGGGTCGGCCTGATGGGCATGTTCGGGCTGACGCTCTCGTTTTCGATCATCGATCTGGCAAAGAACAAAGAAGAATACCGAACCCGTGTCCGGCAATTGGTGGACAAGGTCGACGACAAGCTTTCATTCGAACCGCTCTCGCTGAAGAAGTTTGTCGGCGACAAGTTTTCCAACGAAGACGGTGAATCCATCCGTTCCGACGGCGGGGGTCTTGCCCAGGCTCCGCCGGACGCGACCGCCAATGGCAATGCGGCGATTGAATCCACGCCGCCAGCCGAACCGGTCGAACCGGCCGCGTCCCCTGAATCGCCAGCGGATGCTGAATCTGCAGGGGCCCCAGAATCTGCAGGGGATGCTGAGTCCCCAGCGGATCTTGTTCCCGGCGCGACCCTCGATTCTGGCGCCGCAACGGTGGACTCGCCGGCCGATCCCGCACCTCCATCGACTGCCACATCGGACTCCGACGTGGCGTCCGCATCGGCGGCAGACGCCGACGCGGATGCTGAAGAAGTGGATGCTGAAGAAAGCGAACCACTGCCGCTGCTGGAAACCCCGACCGTTCAAATCCGCGCACGGAGTGTTCCGGTGGAATCCGGGCGGATGAAAGAAGCCACCGAATTGGTCGACGCCTTTGTCCGCGACGGCATCTCGGTCGTATTGCAGGCGTTCTTGAGCCTGGTGTCCACCAGCATCGTCGTTCTGATCTATGTGTTCTTTCTGTTGCTGGGTAAATCGTCTTACGCCCAAACCGCGACGTTGCGCGAAATCGACACGCAAATCCGCGGCTACCTGTCGTTGAAGACCGTGATCTCCATCGGCACCGGCGCCGTGTTCGGTCTCACGTTGCGGATGTTTGGTGTTCCGATGGCATTGTCGTTCGGTGTGCTCGCGTTCCTGTTGAACTTCATCCCCAACATCGGACCGATCGTCGCCAGTTTGTTGCCGATCCCGTTGATCTTGTTGGATCCCTCGGGCAATCTTGTTTGGATGGTCTCGGTGATCGTGGCGACGTCGGCCATTCAAATCCTCAGTGGCAATGTGGTCGAACCGAAGTTGATGGGCAACTCGTCGGACCTGCACCCCGTCACGATCCTGTTAGGATTGATGTTCTGGGGCATGATGTGGGGCATCATCGGAATGTTTTTGGCGACGCCGATCACCGCGGCGATCAAGATCGTGCTGGAACGTTTCGAGCCGACGCGTCAAATCGCAAACATCATGGCCGGCCGGCTGGAAAGCCCCGCTGCCGCTCCGTAA
- a CDS encoding carbon storage regulator, with the protein MLVLSRKIGEEILLGDEIRIVVTRVSRSRVSLAIDAPTGVSVRRSELDRSTPNAFVGAVVPDRHLVMLDDNAPLTA; encoded by the coding sequence ATGTTGGTTCTGTCACGAAAGATCGGTGAGGAGATTCTGCTGGGCGACGAGATCAGGATCGTGGTCACCCGAGTGTCGCGCAGCCGAGTGAGTCTCGCCATCGATGCTCCGACGGGCGTTTCCGTCCGACGAAGCGAACTGGATCGCTCCACGCCGAACGCGTTCGTCGGCGCGGTTGTTCCCGATCGACACCTCGTCATGTTGGACGACAATGCACCGCTGACGGCGTGA
- a CDS encoding sulfatase family protein: MIQILASIPAAFRRSFSRLVQHRTTTWGTLVAAALLTHALAVPALQAESVRPNILVIYTDDQGFGDASCLNPDAKFKTPNLDRLAAEGISFTNGHSSDSVCTPSRYGLLTGRYSWRTTLKTGVMGAEGECLIKDGRTTIASMLRDNGYATAMVGKWHLGMDFPGTNHKTRDWSQPTRDMPLDKGFEYFFGVPASLNYGVLAWFEGRHAEVPPTVFTTKKPNARHMDYRIMPPYQPTPEATKQVLGKQGMEVAPDFIDNQCLTRFTDTAIEWMKGHTSGSSSEKPFFLYLPLTSPHYPVCPLPEFHGQGDCGGYGEFVIETDHHVGRILTFLDDADLADDTLIVFTSDNGPESSWKQRIKAFGHRSNFRYREGKRSIYEGGHRVPFFVRWPAGISSPGRSWHRPVGQIDLLATFADLLDIDLQPDEGVDSHSFATVLVNPVSNRHRLPLINHAINGRFAITEDKWKLVLPHGRSDAELYDLENDPGETTDVLAEHMTIAKDLQAKATQIVLRGRTTEGPNQPNDTGYWDDLKWISAEQYEQAAGQSGR; this comes from the coding sequence ATGATTCAAATCCTTGCTTCGATTCCGGCAGCTTTCCGCCGGTCATTCTCGCGTCTCGTGCAGCACCGAACGACGACGTGGGGCACCTTGGTCGCTGCCGCCTTGCTGACGCATGCCCTCGCTGTCCCGGCCCTTCAAGCCGAGTCGGTTCGTCCCAACATTCTGGTCATCTATACCGATGACCAAGGCTTTGGGGACGCCAGTTGTTTGAATCCGGACGCCAAGTTCAAAACGCCGAATCTGGATCGATTGGCCGCCGAAGGGATCTCGTTCACCAACGGGCATTCCTCCGATTCGGTCTGCACGCCGTCGCGCTACGGTTTGCTGACGGGGCGTTATTCGTGGCGGACGACGCTGAAAACAGGCGTGATGGGCGCCGAAGGCGAATGCTTGATCAAAGACGGACGGACCACGATCGCGTCGATGCTTCGAGACAACGGATACGCGACCGCGATGGTCGGCAAATGGCACCTCGGCATGGATTTCCCGGGAACGAATCACAAGACCCGTGATTGGTCCCAGCCGACCCGCGACATGCCCCTGGACAAAGGCTTCGAGTACTTCTTTGGCGTCCCCGCGTCGCTCAACTACGGCGTGCTGGCATGGTTCGAAGGCCGACACGCCGAAGTGCCGCCGACGGTCTTCACCACCAAGAAGCCGAACGCACGGCACATGGACTATCGAATCATGCCGCCCTACCAGCCGACTCCCGAAGCGACGAAACAGGTGCTCGGAAAGCAGGGCATGGAGGTCGCGCCGGACTTTATCGACAACCAGTGTTTGACACGATTCACCGACACCGCGATCGAGTGGATGAAGGGCCACACCTCGGGCTCAAGTTCTGAAAAGCCGTTCTTCCTGTACCTGCCGTTGACATCACCGCACTACCCGGTGTGCCCGTTGCCCGAGTTCCACGGCCAAGGTGACTGCGGCGGCTACGGCGAATTTGTGATCGAGACCGATCACCACGTCGGCCGCATCCTCACGTTTCTCGACGATGCCGACTTGGCGGACGACACCCTGATCGTGTTCACCAGCGACAACGGTCCGGAAAGCTCTTGGAAGCAACGCATCAAAGCATTCGGTCACCGCAGTAATTTCCGCTATCGCGAAGGCAAACGTTCGATCTACGAAGGCGGCCATCGCGTGCCGTTCTTTGTCCGCTGGCCCGCGGGGATCTCGTCGCCGGGACGCAGCTGGCATCGGCCGGTGGGGCAAATCGATCTGTTGGCGACGTTCGCCGATCTTCTCGACATCGACTTGCAACCCGATGAGGGTGTCGACAGCCACAGCTTTGCGACCGTGCTGGTGAACCCTGTCAGCAACCGCCACCGATTGCCGCTGATCAACCACGCCATCAACGGTCGGTTCGCGATCACCGAAGACAAGTGGAAACTGGTCTTGCCCCACGGTCGATCCGACGCCGAACTGTACGATCTGGAAAACGATCCCGGCGAGACAACCGACGTGCTCGCCGAACACATGACAATCGCCAAGGATCTGCAAGCCAAAGCGACGCAAATCGTCCTCCGCGGACGGACGACCGAGGGTCCGAACCAACCCAACGACACGGGGTATTGGGACGATCTAAAATGGATCTCGGCCGAGCAATACGAACAGGCGGCGGGCCAAAGCGGCCGGTGA
- a CDS encoding transposase, with protein MTRALTQDFIGSDLQLVFDNNREKQYEYLATFQAVAMTVADVALNFSENFNQAYKEHKENLDVSRQSFYAKTRGIEPAVSESLVSHAAKRTIQMQDAMGFTPWELLPGYRCLSIDGNVLAKSDKRLKDLRDVKGAPLPGKLVARFDLQRQVFDRAYVLLDGHAQESTCCDRIVDDIQPNDVVIADRHYCIVPFLNKLAQSKSFFVIRQHGRLKGVLLGKRKRIGRSSTGVVYEQALKLSAAEDAMVVRRITVILDSPTRDGDEEIHVLTNLPATVSAKDVAEVYRHRWEEETAFNILQMTLTCEKSGVGHPKAATFLFCMSLLAFNLRQTIFAALFATHDESEVEAISHFHVSKNVSDKTEGMLIAITEDEWAELIPTTIKGLVAMLKKIARTIDLKEYRKSVRGPKKKKPHRSRNVASSHVSTAKLLGLT; from the coding sequence ATGACCAGGGCGCTCACGCAGGACTTTATCGGGAGCGATTTGCAACTGGTTTTCGATAACAATCGAGAAAAGCAGTATGAGTACCTCGCCACATTCCAGGCAGTGGCGATGACGGTCGCTGACGTGGCCTTGAATTTCAGCGAGAATTTCAATCAAGCCTACAAGGAGCACAAAGAGAATCTCGACGTTTCTCGACAGTCATTCTATGCCAAAACCAGAGGCATAGAACCAGCGGTAAGTGAGTCGCTCGTTTCGCACGCGGCAAAGCGGACTATCCAAATGCAAGACGCGATGGGGTTCACACCCTGGGAATTGCTTCCAGGTTATCGTTGCTTGAGTATTGATGGGAATGTCTTGGCGAAGTCTGACAAAAGATTGAAAGACCTTCGAGACGTCAAGGGTGCACCGTTGCCGGGTAAACTAGTCGCGAGGTTTGACCTACAGCGACAGGTGTTTGACCGCGCGTACGTGCTGCTTGACGGCCACGCGCAAGAGTCGACGTGTTGCGATCGGATCGTGGATGATATCCAGCCGAATGATGTCGTAATTGCGGACCGGCATTATTGCATCGTCCCATTCCTCAACAAACTCGCTCAATCCAAAAGCTTCTTCGTGATCCGCCAGCACGGGCGTTTGAAAGGCGTTTTACTGGGAAAACGCAAACGCATTGGCCGCAGCAGCACAGGCGTAGTCTACGAACAAGCGTTGAAACTATCTGCTGCCGAAGATGCCATGGTGGTTCGCCGAATCACTGTCATATTGGACTCGCCAACGCGAGATGGCGACGAAGAGATTCACGTGTTGACGAATCTTCCCGCCACAGTTTCGGCTAAGGACGTGGCAGAGGTTTACCGGCATCGCTGGGAAGAAGAAACCGCGTTCAATATTTTACAGATGACGCTCACTTGCGAGAAATCAGGTGTCGGTCATCCCAAAGCAGCAACGTTCCTGTTTTGTATGTCGCTGCTCGCGTTCAATCTTCGACAAACCATCTTTGCGGCTTTGTTTGCGACCCATGACGAATCAGAGGTGGAAGCGATCAGCCACTTTCACGTCTCAAAAAATGTCTCCGATAAAACCGAAGGGATGTTGATTGCGATCACCGAGGACGAGTGGGCAGAATTGATTCCGACGACAATCAAAGGCCTCGTCGCGATGCTGAAGAAGATCGCTCGGACGATCGACCTAAAGGAGTACAGAAAATCGGTCCGCGGCCCGAAGAAGAAAAAGCCGCACCGATCAAGGAATGTAGCCTCGTCTCATGTTTCGACCGCGAAACTGCTAGGATTGACCTAG
- a CDS encoding sulfatase family protein, with translation MNPLRLAILTTLATFTQVVVAKDRPNILWLFAEDTSPWIGCYGDPVNQGQTPNIDSLAERGVRFSRAYVPAPVCSACRSAIMGGMNQIRFGAHEHRSSRGPAKINLPENMKLLPQLVKENGYFTFNIGKDDYNFVWDQAATYSLQSKNRNAIDWQQLKTNQPFFGQIQTAGGKNNTTKFPADRKTDPQSVTVPPDYPQNQLYRETVAQHYDAIRKDDDFIGTVLKGLQESGLADSTIVVYFGDHGANNLVRHKQMPTEGGLHVPFIIAGPSPYVPSPCVRDDLVDLLDLSATTLAWAGIDKPDWYEGQDLFAEVVVPRSFVAAAKDRLDHTIDRVRTIRTDRFRYTRNFKTDRIFLQPQYRDKRPFLQNLHQLYQSGELSPKLTEIYFGERPAEEFYDVKADPSQVNNLIEDPQYRDEIERHRKLLDQWIAAGDKGIDEEPLAELAFQANGQKWGEGVNPEYEVVRSDSDGDGLSDDWERINGRDATDGRLLFTFDCGGWQTEGWTADDTSVGNIAGRLGFLDFRLPGGKTLITRKGLKLDPAKNQGDLAIDLRSAPGTQVTLMAGESEATATMHDATQTVRFPLDWKDTVRRIDLRFVGPPGSVVEIDSIAVVPARSSSDGRD, from the coding sequence ATGAACCCGCTTCGTCTCGCGATCCTGACCACGCTGGCAACGTTCACCCAAGTTGTTGTCGCGAAAGATCGTCCCAACATCTTGTGGCTGTTCGCCGAAGACACTTCGCCGTGGATCGGTTGCTACGGCGACCCTGTCAATCAAGGTCAGACGCCGAACATTGATTCGCTTGCCGAGCGTGGCGTGCGGTTTTCCAGGGCCTATGTTCCGGCACCGGTTTGCTCGGCTTGTCGATCGGCCATCATGGGCGGGATGAATCAGATTCGTTTCGGGGCACACGAACATCGTTCCAGCCGCGGCCCGGCCAAAATCAATCTGCCCGAGAACATGAAACTGTTGCCCCAGTTGGTCAAAGAGAACGGCTACTTCACCTTTAACATCGGCAAGGACGATTACAACTTTGTCTGGGACCAGGCGGCGACTTATTCGCTGCAATCGAAAAATCGCAATGCGATCGATTGGCAGCAGCTGAAAACAAACCAACCGTTCTTTGGCCAGATCCAAACGGCCGGCGGCAAAAACAACACGACCAAGTTCCCCGCGGATCGAAAGACGGATCCACAGTCCGTCACCGTCCCGCCGGACTATCCGCAAAACCAACTCTATCGCGAAACGGTCGCACAGCACTACGACGCGATTCGCAAAGACGACGACTTCATCGGAACCGTGCTCAAGGGGCTCCAAGAATCGGGCTTGGCTGACAGCACGATTGTCGTTTACTTCGGCGACCACGGCGCAAACAATCTGGTGCGACACAAACAGATGCCGACCGAAGGCGGGTTGCACGTTCCGTTCATCATCGCCGGTCCGTCGCCTTATGTGCCATCGCCCTGCGTGCGCGATGATCTGGTCGATCTGCTGGACCTGTCCGCGACCACGCTTGCCTGGGCCGGAATCGACAAGCCCGATTGGTACGAAGGCCAGGATCTGTTCGCCGAAGTCGTCGTCCCGCGCAGCTTTGTGGCGGCCGCCAAAGATCGGCTGGATCACACCATCGATCGTGTCCGCACGATTCGCACCGACCGGTTTCGTTACACGCGCAATTTCAAGACCGATCGTATTTTTCTGCAGCCCCAGTACCGAGACAAGCGACCGTTCCTGCAAAACCTGCACCAGCTTTATCAGTCCGGCGAACTGTCGCCGAAGTTGACGGAAATCTATTTCGGCGAGCGCCCGGCCGAAGAGTTTTATGACGTCAAAGCGGACCCCAGCCAGGTCAATAACCTGATCGAGGATCCCCAATACCGTGACGAGATCGAGCGTCATCGCAAGCTGCTCGACCAGTGGATCGCCGCCGGGGACAAGGGCATCGACGAAGAGCCGCTCGCCGAGTTGGCGTTTCAAGCCAACGGACAAAAATGGGGCGAAGGGGTGAATCCGGAGTACGAAGTCGTCCGCTCGGACAGCGATGGCGATGGTCTGTCCGATGACTGGGAACGCATCAACGGGCGCGATGCGACCGACGGCCGGCTGCTGTTTACGTTTGATTGCGGCGGATGGCAAACCGAAGGCTGGACGGCCGACGACACATCGGTGGGCAACATCGCGGGACGGTTGGGATTCCTCGACTTCCGGCTTCCGGGCGGCAAAACGCTGATCACACGGAAGGGATTGAAGCTCGATCCGGCCAAGAACCAAGGTGACCTGGCCATCGATCTGCGTTCGGCGCCGGGCACCCAGGTCACACTCATGGCCGGTGAAAGCGAGGCCACCGCCACCATGCACGATGCAACGCAGACGGTGCGCTTTCCGTTGGATTGGAAAGACACCGTGCGTCGAATTGACTTGCGATTTGTTGGTCCACCCGGATCCGTCGTCGAAATCGATTCCATCGCCGTCGTACCGGCACGGTCGTCATCGGATGGCCGCGACTAG
- a CDS encoding exonuclease/endonuclease/phosphatase family protein yields the protein MCAYPFHQMEEQRRTGPFLMLVTICILVGAAIYFSQHFQIAGLDQLTITPKSEDSAEAPDPLDDLLFVSANQQNGLSTGGSVAPAPFVARSVNANRNVRNLRIGSWALSGFGPSKLASEHCRLNLIRMIRKFDVIALQQITAAERDLIPRLVDEINEGGRSFDFALGAPSGPTDRSEQLAILFNVNRVQIDRSQTYSVADPEDQMTYDPMVVWFRAAEPTVDAAWTFSVVNVRINLARAPVEVGLLPGIFASVRADGRGEDDVVMAGLFQADDSYLIPRVMGADVVAAVDSTTTDIFSRHQTCNILVDRNRTNEFVGRGGPVDFLRLFNLNLSQAEAVSSHLPVFAEFTATEGGTL from the coding sequence ATGTGCGCGTATCCTTTTCATCAAATGGAAGAACAACGACGAACGGGCCCGTTCCTGATGCTGGTCACGATCTGCATCCTCGTCGGGGCTGCGATCTACTTTTCCCAGCACTTCCAGATCGCGGGACTGGATCAACTGACGATCACTCCCAAATCGGAGGATTCGGCCGAAGCCCCCGATCCGCTTGATGACCTGTTGTTCGTTTCGGCGAACCAACAAAACGGGCTTTCCACCGGCGGATCGGTCGCGCCGGCACCTTTTGTCGCCCGCTCGGTCAACGCCAACCGAAACGTCCGGAACCTGCGAATCGGATCGTGGGCGCTTAGCGGGTTCGGACCGAGCAAACTGGCCAGCGAACATTGCCGGTTGAACCTGATCCGCATGATTCGCAAGTTTGACGTCATCGCGCTGCAACAAATCACCGCGGCCGAGCGCGACCTGATCCCGCGGTTGGTGGACGAGATCAACGAGGGAGGGCGCAGCTTCGATTTCGCGCTCGGCGCACCGTCCGGGCCGACGGATCGATCCGAGCAATTGGCGATCTTGTTTAATGTCAATCGAGTTCAAATCGATCGATCACAAACCTACTCCGTCGCCGATCCAGAAGACCAGATGACGTATGATCCGATGGTCGTCTGGTTTCGCGCCGCCGAACCCACTGTCGATGCCGCCTGGACGTTCTCGGTCGTCAACGTCCGCATCAACTTGGCGCGTGCACCGGTCGAGGTCGGTTTGTTGCCAGGCATCTTTGCCTCGGTGCGGGCCGACGGTCGTGGCGAAGATGACGTGGTGATGGCCGGGCTGTTTCAGGCCGACGACTCCTATTTGATTCCGCGTGTGATGGGCGCCGACGTCGTTGCCGCGGTGGACAGCACGACGACCGACATCTTTAGCCGCCATCAGACCTGCAACATTTTGGTCGACCGCAATCGGACCAACGAATTCGTCGGCCGTGGCGGACCGGTCGACTTCTTGCGGCTGTTCAACCTGAATCTCAGCCAGGCCGAAGCCGTCAGCAGCCATCTGCCGGTCTTCGCCGAGTTTACCGCCACCGAAGGCGGCACGCTGTAA
- the hisS gene encoding histidine--tRNA ligase, whose amino-acid sequence MIKPRTLNGFRDYLPAVMIPRERLMETARGVFRSYGFAPIDTPTLEYLEILTGKGSDETDRQIYRFEDNGGRAVGMRFDLTVPLARFAAQHINQLGTPFKRYHIAPVWRGERPQAGRYREFMQCDFDTIGTRNVMADIESVAVINRLLSSIGFDAFTISVNNRAVLTELLRHLDLADQSVAVLRCLDKLGKIGREKVAAEMCEVADVSAAQADKVLQLAELDGEPESIFEALPAITGGGDEALVAIDRLKDVFSGALAAGVPRGRIKIDVSIARGLDYYTGVIFETTLDDLPSIGSVCSGGRYDNLAGLYTKQELPGIGASLGLDRLLAAMESLRMLPNAATPAPVLIAYFDADHRDNYLTLSARLRDAGIANELFPDPKRLSVQLKYADSHGFRVALIAGGNEWGAGTVQVKTLATKESAEVAYSHDRPEELTSCLNRILAEELQ is encoded by the coding sequence TTGATTAAACCACGAACGCTGAACGGATTCCGCGACTACTTGCCTGCGGTCATGATTCCGCGCGAACGATTGATGGAAACCGCCCGCGGTGTGTTTCGTTCCTACGGATTCGCGCCGATCGACACGCCGACGTTGGAGTACCTGGAGATCCTGACCGGCAAGGGCAGCGATGAAACCGACCGCCAGATCTATCGCTTTGAAGACAACGGCGGGCGGGCCGTCGGCATGCGGTTCGATTTGACGGTTCCCTTGGCGCGTTTCGCCGCCCAACACATCAACCAGCTCGGCACCCCCTTCAAACGCTACCACATCGCTCCGGTGTGGCGCGGCGAACGGCCCCAGGCGGGACGGTATCGGGAGTTCATGCAATGCGACTTCGATACGATCGGAACCCGCAATGTGATGGCCGACATCGAATCCGTCGCCGTGATCAACCGTCTGCTCAGCTCGATCGGATTCGATGCCTTCACCATCAGCGTCAACAACCGCGCGGTGTTGACGGAGTTGCTGCGTCATTTGGATCTGGCCGATCAAAGCGTCGCCGTCCTCCGCTGCCTGGACAAACTCGGCAAGATCGGGCGTGAAAAGGTTGCCGCGGAGATGTGTGAGGTTGCCGACGTCAGTGCTGCCCAAGCCGACAAGGTGTTGCAATTGGCCGAACTCGATGGCGAACCCGAGTCGATCTTCGAAGCGCTGCCGGCGATCACCGGCGGCGGTGACGAAGCGCTGGTTGCGATCGATCGATTGAAAGACGTGTTCAGCGGCGCGCTCGCGGCCGGAGTTCCGCGCGGCCGGATCAAAATCGACGTCTCGATCGCGCGCGGGTTGGATTACTACACCGGCGTCATCTTCGAAACCACGCTGGACGATTTGCCGTCGATCGGCAGCGTCTGTAGCGGCGGCCGTTACGACAACTTGGCGGGCTTGTACACCAAGCAGGAACTTCCCGGCATCGGGGCGTCACTGGGATTGGATCGGCTGCTCGCGGCCATGGAATCGCTCCGCATGTTGCCCAACGCGGCGACACCGGCCCCCGTGTTGATCGCCTACTTTGACGCCGATCATCGAGACAACTACTTGACGCTGTCGGCCCGACTGCGTGATGCGGGGATCGCCAACGAGTTGTTCCCCGACCCCAAGAGACTGAGTGTCCAACTGAAATACGCCGACTCCCACGGTTTTCGCGTCGCGCTGATCGCCGGGGGCAACGAATGGGGGGCCGGCACGGTGCAAGTCAAAACGCTGGCAACGAAGGAATCGGCTGAGGTCGCTTATTCGCACGACCGGCCCGAGGAACTGACCAGTTGCCTGAATCGGATTCTTGCTGAGGAGTTACAATAA
- a CDS encoding YkgJ family cysteine cluster protein, producing the protein MPNRLKRDQVPQGENLCDHCTAKCCHYFALPIDQPAGRKDFDYIRWYLLHDRATIFVEDHSWYLLVHTTCKHLQDDHRCGIYETRPQICRDYTTDECEFDDDWCYEQYFETPEQVDEYADALYGPQFPAPDQDPKDSLRSRRPSGLPVVG; encoded by the coding sequence TTGCCGAATCGTCTCAAACGCGATCAAGTGCCCCAAGGCGAGAATTTATGCGATCATTGCACCGCCAAGTGCTGTCACTATTTCGCCTTGCCGATCGACCAGCCCGCCGGCCGCAAGGATTTTGACTATATCCGCTGGTACCTGCTGCACGACAGGGCAACGATCTTCGTGGAAGACCACAGTTGGTATTTGCTCGTTCACACGACCTGCAAACACCTCCAGGACGACCACCGATGTGGGATCTATGAAACCCGACCTCAGATTTGTCGCGATTACACCACCGACGAATGCGAGTTTGATGACGACTGGTGCTACGAACAATACTTCGAGACCCCCGAGCAAGTCGACGAGTACGCCGACGCGCTGTACGGGCCCCAATTTCCGGCGCCCGATCAGGACCCCAAAGACTCGCTGCGAAGCCGGCGCCCGAGCGGTTTGCCGGTGGTGGGCTGA